One part of the Vogesella sp. LIG4 genome encodes these proteins:
- a CDS encoding LysR family transcriptional regulator → MLEENSRNLRGLPSLNALRVFEAAARWQSFARAADELCVTHGAVSRQVRQLEDSLGVALFERRNRAVFLTQAGQLLLGGCSQALQTLAEAVDAVRAQPAVRPLVLSCEPTLAMYWLIPRLPRWQQLAPDLPLHLLAAGGPVDLWRGGVDAALRRNDFAWGRDCHAETLAAEYMLAVQAPSLAASAALLHSRSRPQAWVSWQQLGMPLPPYASQQSFEHFYLSLQAAQAGVGYAQASLYMAADALLAGRLLAPQGGIADGSDYVLLTAAGREQEAGISRLRTWLQQELLATVQAVREVVTLRP, encoded by the coding sequence ATGCTTGAGGAAAACTCACGTAATCTGCGTGGCCTGCCCAGCCTGAATGCGCTGCGGGTGTTCGAGGCGGCGGCGCGCTGGCAGAGCTTTGCCCGGGCGGCGGACGAGTTGTGCGTGACGCATGGCGCGGTCAGCCGCCAGGTACGGCAGCTGGAGGACAGCCTGGGCGTGGCCCTGTTCGAGCGGCGCAACCGCGCGGTGTTTCTCACCCAGGCCGGGCAGTTGCTGCTGGGTGGCTGCAGTCAGGCGCTGCAGACGCTGGCCGAGGCGGTGGATGCGGTCAGGGCGCAGCCGGCAGTGCGCCCGCTGGTGTTGTCCTGCGAACCCACGCTGGCGATGTACTGGCTGATTCCGCGCCTGCCGCGCTGGCAGCAGCTGGCGCCGGATCTGCCGCTGCATCTGCTGGCGGCAGGCGGGCCGGTGGATCTGTGGCGGGGGGGCGTGGATGCGGCGTTGCGGCGCAATGACTTTGCCTGGGGCCGCGACTGCCATGCCGAGACCCTGGCGGCGGAGTACATGCTGGCGGTGCAGGCGCCATCGTTGGCCGCATCGGCGGCCCTGCTGCACAGCCGCAGCCGGCCGCAGGCCTGGGTCAGCTGGCAGCAGCTGGGCATGCCGCTGCCGCCCTATGCCAGCCAGCAGTCGTTCGAGCATTTCTATCTCAGCCTGCAGGCCGCGCAGGCCGGCGTGGGCTACGCCCAGGCATCGCTGTACATGGCGGCGGACGCCCTGCTGGCCGGGCGGCTGCTGGCGCCGCAGGGCGGCATCGCCGATGGCTCCGACTACGTGCTGCTGACTGCCGCCGGGCGGGAGCAGGAAGCCGGTATCAGCCGGCTGCGCACCTGGTTGCAGCAGGAGCTGCTGGCTACCGTGCAGGCGGTGCGGGAGGTGGTGACGCTGCGGCCCTGA
- a CDS encoding LysE family translocator: MLELIAVATITLLAVISPGADFAMVSRFSLLHGRRAGLLAACGIALGVLLHVSYTLLGLGLLLAASPLWLGALKWLGAGYLIHIGIGTFRSPPISDAAQAAQTAPGSWQALRSGLLCNALNPKTTLFVVSTFSQVVSSHTPLWQQLGYGLFMSLAHLLWFAVVAVGLSSQAVRSRLLQRQRTLNRGIGSVLAMLGLLLAASNLA; encoded by the coding sequence ATGCTGGAACTCATTGCCGTTGCCACCATCACCCTGCTTGCCGTCATCAGCCCCGGCGCCGATTTCGCCATGGTCAGCCGGTTCAGCCTGCTGCACGGCCGCCGCGCCGGCCTGTTGGCCGCATGCGGCATCGCCCTGGGCGTGCTGTTGCATGTGAGCTATACCCTGCTGGGCCTCGGCCTGCTGCTGGCCGCCTCGCCGCTATGGCTGGGCGCACTGAAATGGCTGGGCGCGGGCTACCTGATCCATATCGGTATCGGCACCTTTCGCAGCCCGCCGATCAGCGATGCCGCCCAGGCAGCGCAGACGGCCCCCGGCAGCTGGCAGGCGCTGCGCAGCGGCCTGCTGTGCAACGCGCTCAACCCCAAGACCACACTGTTCGTGGTGAGCACCTTCAGCCAGGTGGTCAGCAGCCATACCCCGCTGTGGCAGCAGCTGGGCTATGGCCTGTTCATGTCGCTGGCTCACCTGCTGTGGTTTGCCGTGGTGGCGGTCGGCCTGTCCAGCCAGGCGGTGCGCAGCCGGCTGCTGCAGCGCCAGCGCACGCTCAACCGCGGCATTGGCAGCGTTCTGGCCATGCTGGGCTTGCTGCTGGCAGCCAGCAACCTGGCCTGA
- a CDS encoding DUF4442 domain-containing protein — translation MHHRLAKFVFNLWPPFLGAGIRVGRIAPDWRQVDVRLRLGLTNRNYVGVHYGGSLYSMTDPFFMLMTLKNLGRDYIVWDKAGSIDYIKPGRGTVSARFRLDEAWLQAARAATADGSKHLPQLTVDITDRQGELVARVHKTLYIRRKQPH, via the coding sequence ATGCACCATCGCCTCGCCAAATTCGTCTTCAATCTGTGGCCGCCGTTCCTGGGCGCCGGCATTCGGGTTGGCCGCATCGCGCCGGACTGGCGCCAGGTGGATGTACGCCTGCGTCTGGGGCTGACCAACCGCAACTACGTGGGCGTGCATTACGGCGGCAGCCTGTATTCGATGACCGACCCCTTCTTCATGCTGATGACACTGAAGAACCTGGGCCGCGACTACATCGTGTGGGACAAGGCCGGCAGCATCGACTACATCAAGCCGGGGCGCGGCACGGTAAGCGCCCGCTTCCGGCTGGATGAGGCCTGGCTGCAGGCGGCCCGCGCCGCCACCGCCGACGGCAGCAAGCACCTGCCGCAGCTCACGGTGGATATCACCGACCGGCAGGGCGAGCTGGTGGCGCGGGTACACAAGACACTGTACATCCGCCGCAAACAGCCACACTGA
- the gpmI gene encoding 2,3-bisphosphoglycerate-independent phosphoglycerate mutase gives MSTVTPVLLLILDGFGHRLEGDDNAILAANTPNIDNLKSRYAYGVIDASEGSVGLPSGQFGNSEVGHLNIGAGRVVQQDISRIDCDIENGSFGSNPVLAGAIATARTQGSTLHIMGLMSDGGVHSHENHIFALIRAAEAAGVGRIAIHAFLDGRDTPPRSAETYLQRLDDVLAACPHARVATVCGRYWAMDRDKRWERMAPACNAIVEGVGEYSAASPLAALAAAYERGENDEFVKATVIGEPLPMQDGDVVVFMNFRADRARQLTSALTDPAFDGFALRQPKFAQYVTLTSYGEAYKNPVAYAPQKISNGLGEYLSQLGLKQLRIAETEKYPHVTYFFNGGEEQVYPGEDRILVASPKVATYDLQPEMSAPEVTDKIVAAIGSKQYAAIICNYANCDMVGHTGVFDAAVKAVETLDSCVQRCVDAMLAIGGEVLITADHGNCEQMHDEVHHQAHTQHTLEKVPFLYVGRKAAVEQGGALRDISPSLLAMMGLPQPAEMTGHSLIEFQ, from the coding sequence ATGAGTACGGTAACGCCGGTTCTTCTGCTGATTCTTGACGGTTTCGGCCACCGCCTGGAAGGCGACGACAACGCCATCCTGGCGGCCAACACCCCCAATATCGACAACCTGAAATCCCGCTACGCCTACGGTGTGATCGACGCCTCCGAAGGCTCGGTCGGCCTGCCCTCGGGCCAGTTCGGCAACTCCGAGGTGGGGCACCTGAATATCGGTGCCGGCCGCGTGGTGCAGCAGGACATCAGCCGCATCGACTGCGACATCGAAAACGGCAGCTTCGGCAGCAACCCGGTACTGGCCGGCGCCATTGCCACCGCCCGCACCCAGGGCAGCACCCTGCACATCATGGGCCTGATGTCCGATGGCGGCGTGCACAGCCACGAAAACCACATTTTTGCGCTGATCCGCGCCGCCGAAGCCGCCGGGGTTGGCCGCATCGCCATCCACGCCTTCCTGGACGGCCGCGACACCCCGCCGCGCAGCGCCGAGACCTATCTGCAGCGCCTGGACGACGTGCTGGCCGCCTGCCCGCACGCCCGCGTGGCCACCGTCTGCGGCCGCTACTGGGCGATGGACCGCGACAAGCGCTGGGAGCGCATGGCTCCGGCCTGCAACGCCATCGTCGAAGGCGTGGGCGAATACAGCGCCGCCAGCCCGCTGGCAGCACTTGCTGCCGCCTACGAGCGCGGTGAGAACGACGAATTCGTCAAGGCCACGGTGATTGGCGAGCCGCTGCCGATGCAGGACGGCGACGTGGTGGTGTTCATGAACTTCCGCGCCGACCGCGCGCGCCAGCTCACCAGCGCGCTGACCGACCCGGCCTTCGACGGCTTCGCGCTGCGCCAGCCGAAGTTTGCACAGTACGTGACGCTGACCAGCTACGGCGAAGCCTACAAGAACCCGGTGGCCTACGCGCCGCAGAAGATCAGCAACGGCCTGGGCGAGTACCTGTCCCAACTTGGCCTGAAGCAGCTGCGCATCGCCGAAACCGAGAAATACCCGCACGTCACCTACTTCTTCAACGGTGGCGAAGAGCAGGTCTACCCGGGCGAAGACCGCATCCTGGTAGCCTCGCCCAAGGTTGCCACCTACGACCTGCAGCCGGAGATGAGCGCGCCGGAAGTCACCGACAAGATCGTGGCCGCCATCGGCAGCAAGCAGTACGCCGCCATCATCTGCAACTACGCCAACTGCGACATGGTGGGCCACACCGGCGTGTTCGATGCCGCGGTGAAGGCGGTGGAAACGCTGGATAGCTGCGTACAGCGCTGCGTGGACGCCATGCTGGCCATCGGCGGCGAAGTGCTGATCACCGCCGACCACGGCAACTGCGAGCAGATGCACGACGAAGTCCATCACCAGGCGCACACCCAGCACACGCTGGAAAAAGTGCCGTTCCTGTACGTTGGCCGCAAGGCCGCCGTGGAACAGGGTGGCGCGCTGCGCGACATCTCCCCCAGCCTGCTGGCGATGATGGGTCTGCCACAACCGGCCGAAATGACCGGCCACTCGCTGATCGAATTCCAGTGA
- a CDS encoding murein hydrolase activator EnvC, with translation MNKLLLLSLLAAAATPALAAGKPQPDPARPQQDLQAVRKQISTLQQDIAKKEAVRKQAASAIAESEQALAQTHQALAVLEEKKGNSSQQLEQYQQELQAVRFKVAATRQRVGKLLASNYKRGQHDAMALMLNQADPNQAGRDLTYYTHIARAQQSLIDKLNEQEIQLAALTQRLEDELVRLGRLSAGKVQEKRQLQAAKNQQLAQATQLDASIRAQQGQLVQLKENEKQLSVLIERINAELERRRQEAIRQAAERKKAREQAVRLAAEKHRQQVAAAKKQGKAPPPEPKTPPPVETVDEVVDGSASGKAFKSLQGKLKLPVSGELIGRFGARRGEGNTWKGIFIHAAPGTPVRAVADGKVVYADTLRGFGNAMIIDHGGGYLTVYTGFGTMVRGQGATLHGGDVLGTAGSMDGGETGLYFELRYLGRPINPLSWAG, from the coding sequence GTGAACAAATTGTTGTTGCTCAGCCTGCTGGCAGCCGCGGCCACCCCCGCGCTTGCCGCAGGCAAACCACAGCCGGATCCTGCGCGCCCGCAGCAGGATCTGCAGGCTGTGCGCAAACAGATTTCCACCCTGCAGCAGGACATCGCCAAGAAGGAAGCCGTGCGCAAGCAGGCTGCCAGCGCGATTGCCGAATCGGAACAGGCGCTGGCGCAAACGCACCAGGCACTGGCCGTGCTGGAGGAGAAAAAAGGCAACTCCAGCCAGCAGCTGGAGCAGTATCAGCAGGAACTGCAGGCGGTGCGCTTCAAGGTAGCGGCCACCCGCCAGCGCGTGGGCAAACTGCTGGCCAGCAACTACAAGCGCGGCCAGCACGACGCCATGGCGCTGATGCTGAACCAGGCCGACCCCAACCAGGCCGGCCGCGACCTCACCTACTACACCCATATCGCCCGCGCGCAGCAAAGCCTGATCGACAAGCTGAACGAGCAGGAAATCCAGCTGGCGGCGCTGACCCAGCGACTGGAAGACGAACTGGTGCGCCTGGGCCGCCTTTCCGCCGGCAAGGTGCAGGAAAAACGCCAGCTGCAGGCTGCCAAGAACCAGCAACTGGCGCAGGCCACCCAGCTGGACGCCAGCATCCGCGCGCAGCAGGGCCAGCTGGTGCAGCTCAAGGAAAACGAAAAACAGCTGTCGGTGCTGATCGAACGCATCAACGCCGAGCTGGAACGCCGCCGGCAGGAAGCCATCCGCCAGGCGGCGGAACGCAAGAAAGCACGTGAGCAAGCCGTACGCCTGGCAGCGGAAAAACACCGCCAGCAGGTAGCGGCGGCGAAAAAACAGGGCAAGGCACCGCCACCGGAACCGAAAACCCCGCCGCCAGTCGAAACCGTGGACGAAGTGGTGGATGGCAGCGCCAGCGGCAAGGCCTTCAAGAGCCTGCAGGGCAAGCTGAAACTGCCGGTGTCCGGCGAGCTCATCGGCCGCTTTGGCGCCCGCCGTGGCGAAGGCAATACCTGGAAAGGCATCTTCATCCACGCCGCGCCGGGCACACCGGTACGCGCCGTGGCCGACGGCAAGGTAGTTTATGCCGATACATTGCGCGGTTTCGGCAATGCGATGATCATAGATCATGGCGGCGGCTACCTTACCGTCTACACCGGCTTCGGCACCATGGTGCGCGGCCAGGGCGCCACCCTGCATGGCGGGGACGTACTGGGCACCGCCGGCAGCATGGACGGCGGCGAAACCGGCCTCTATTTTGAATTGCGCTACCTGGGCAGACCGATCAATCCGCTTTCCTGGGCGGGCTGA
- a CDS encoding S41 family peptidase, producing MNTRIRKLTLLTTGAILGGALTLSVQAFADKGDGVLPLSELRTFAEVFGRIKQDYVEPVDDKKLINEAIRGMLSGLDPHSDYFDPEAFKEFREGTQGEFGGLGIEISSEDGLVKVVSPIEDTPAQKAGVKSGDFIIKIDDTPVRGLSLNDAVKKMRGKPGTKVTITIARKTEAKPIVLTLTRAVIQTKSVKSRMLESGFGYVRVAQFQDHTVENFATALEGLYKENKAPLNGLVLDLRDDPGGLLTGAVGVSAAFLPKDALVVYTDGRAADSKMRLFAGQYNPRGGKDVYAKSPAELKTVPLVVLVNGGSASASEIVAGALQDHKRAMIVGTQTFGKGSVQSVLPLSNDGGIKLTTARYFTPSGRSIQAKGIVPDIVAADPNDDSSAFRIREADLDKHLTNPNGGEEAPSKTNSKPAAPQPQQPAKPAAKPGEATDANGKPVVDTQLEQALNVLKVQMILQQKKNPS from the coding sequence ATGAATACACGCATTCGCAAGCTGACTCTGCTGACCACCGGCGCCATTCTCGGTGGCGCGCTCACCCTCAGCGTCCAGGCCTTTGCCGACAAGGGCGATGGCGTACTACCGCTGAGCGAGCTGCGCACCTTTGCCGAAGTGTTCGGCCGCATCAAGCAGGATTACGTTGAGCCGGTGGATGACAAGAAGCTGATCAACGAAGCGATCCGCGGCATGCTGTCCGGCCTTGACCCGCACTCCGACTATTTCGATCCCGAGGCATTCAAGGAATTCCGCGAAGGCACCCAGGGCGAATTCGGCGGCCTCGGCATCGAGATCAGCAGCGAGGACGGGCTGGTGAAAGTGGTATCGCCTATCGAGGACACCCCGGCGCAGAAGGCCGGCGTGAAGAGTGGCGACTTCATCATCAAGATCGACGACACCCCGGTACGCGGCCTGTCGCTGAACGATGCGGTGAAGAAAATGCGCGGCAAGCCGGGCACCAAGGTCACCATCACCATCGCGCGCAAGACCGAGGCCAAGCCCATCGTGCTGACGCTGACCCGCGCCGTGATCCAGACCAAGAGCGTGAAGTCGCGCATGCTGGAATCCGGCTTCGGCTACGTGCGCGTGGCACAGTTCCAGGATCACACCGTGGAGAACTTCGCCACCGCGCTGGAGGGGCTCTACAAGGAAAACAAGGCACCGCTGAACGGCCTGGTGCTGGACCTGCGTGACGACCCGGGCGGCCTGCTGACCGGCGCCGTGGGCGTTTCCGCCGCCTTCCTGCCCAAGGATGCGCTGGTGGTGTACACCGATGGCCGCGCCGCCGACTCCAAGATGCGCCTGTTCGCCGGCCAGTACAATCCGCGCGGCGGCAAGGATGTCTACGCCAAATCCCCGGCGGAACTGAAAACCGTGCCGCTGGTGGTACTGGTGAACGGCGGCTCCGCCTCGGCATCCGAAATCGTGGCCGGCGCGCTGCAGGACCACAAGCGCGCCATGATCGTGGGCACCCAGACCTTCGGCAAGGGCTCGGTACAGTCGGTACTGCCGCTGTCCAACGATGGCGGCATCAAGCTCACCACCGCGCGCTACTTCACGCCTAGCGGCCGTTCCATCCAGGCCAAGGGAATCGTGCCGGACATCGTGGCAGCAGACCCGAATGATGACAGCTCGGCCTTCCGCATCCGCGAAGCCGATCTGGACAAGCACCTGACCAACCCGAACGGCGGCGAGGAAGCACCGAGCAAGACCAACAGTAAACCGGCGGCGCCGCAGCCACAGCAGCCGGCCAAACCGGCGGCCAAGCCGGGTGAGGCCACCGACGCCAACGGCAAACCGGTGGTTGACACCCAACTGGAGCAGGCCTTGAATGTGCTCAAGGTGCAGATGATCCTGCAGCAGAAGAAAAACCCGTCCTGA
- the argA gene encoding amino-acid N-acetyltransferase produces the protein MLHPEFVLAFREAAPYINNFRGKTFVLAVNGECIARGNLHGLAQDINLLVSLGVRVVLVHGARPQIDEQLRIRGLPRQFHNGRRITDAATLEAVKAAVGGMRHDLEAVLSMGMPNSPMHGACLHVAGGNFVTAQPLGVIDGADMQYSGRVRKIDTGAINKRLDQGELVLMSLIGYSPTGEAFNMTMEEVACQTAIALKAEKLIFMVQSNGLVDSDGVLHSAISAEQAEAIQQRGVDSDEIAVSLPYAIRATREGVGRAHLVSHAEDGALLVELFTDYGTGTMIARDALVKVREATIDDVGDIMALIRPLEEQGILIKRSREHFEMRIRQYFVVEHDERICGCVAMFPFPDEGMAELACLAVSQERRKGGFGDLLLGHVEKQARLRGLKKLFILTTQTAHWFVERGFKPSEIVDLPASRKELYNHNRRSKVFIKSLD, from the coding sequence ATGCTGCATCCCGAATTCGTGCTGGCCTTTCGCGAGGCTGCTCCCTACATCAATAACTTTCGCGGCAAGACCTTCGTGCTTGCCGTCAACGGCGAGTGCATCGCCCGCGGCAATCTGCATGGCCTGGCGCAGGACATCAACCTGCTGGTGAGCCTGGGGGTACGCGTGGTGCTGGTGCACGGCGCCCGCCCGCAGATCGATGAACAGCTGCGCATCCGTGGCCTGCCGCGCCAGTTCCATAACGGCCGCCGCATCACCGATGCCGCCACGCTGGAGGCGGTCAAGGCCGCGGTAGGCGGCATGCGCCACGACCTGGAAGCCGTACTGTCGATGGGCATGCCCAATTCGCCGATGCACGGCGCCTGCCTGCACGTGGCCGGCGGCAACTTCGTCACCGCCCAGCCGCTGGGCGTCATCGACGGCGCCGACATGCAGTACAGCGGCCGGGTGCGCAAGATCGACACCGGCGCCATCAACAAGCGCCTGGATCAGGGCGAACTGGTGCTGATGTCGCTGATCGGCTATTCGCCCACCGGCGAAGCCTTCAACATGACCATGGAAGAAGTCGCCTGCCAGACCGCCATCGCGCTGAAGGCGGAAAAGCTGATCTTCATGGTGCAGAGCAATGGCCTGGTGGACAGCGACGGCGTACTGCACAGCGCCATCTCCGCCGAGCAGGCCGAGGCGATCCAGCAGCGCGGCGTGGACAGCGATGAAATCGCCGTCAGCCTGCCCTACGCCATCCGCGCCACCCGCGAAGGGGTTGGCCGCGCGCACCTGGTCAGCCATGCCGAGGATGGCGCGCTGCTGGTGGAGCTGTTCACCGACTACGGCACCGGCACCATGATCGCCCGCGACGCGCTGGTGAAAGTGCGCGAAGCCACCATCGACGACGTGGGCGACATCATGGCGCTGATCCGCCCGCTGGAAGAACAGGGCATCCTGATCAAGCGCAGCCGCGAGCACTTCGAGATGCGCATCCGCCAGTACTTCGTGGTGGAGCACGACGAGCGCATCTGCGGCTGCGTGGCGATGTTCCCGTTCCCGGACGAAGGCATGGCCGAGCTGGCCTGCCTGGCGGTAAGCCAGGAGCGGCGCAAGGGCGGCTTTGGCGACCTTCTGCTGGGGCACGTGGAAAAGCAGGCGCGGCTGCGCGGCCTGAAGAAACTGTTCATCCTCACCACCCAGACCGCGCACTGGTTCGTGGAGCGCGGCTTCAAGCCGTCCGAGATCGTGGACCTGCCGGCGTCGCGCAAGGAGCTGTACAACCACAACCGCCGCTCCAAGGTATTCATCAAATCGCTGGATTGA
- a CDS encoding oxidative damage protection protein — MARMVNCVKLGREAEGMDFPPLPGALGQRVFENVSKEAWQGWLRYQTMLINENRLSLADQRARQYLAAQLEAYFFGQGADQVAGFTPQQ, encoded by the coding sequence ATGGCAAGAATGGTTAACTGTGTGAAACTCGGTCGCGAAGCTGAAGGCATGGATTTCCCGCCGCTGCCGGGCGCACTGGGCCAGCGCGTATTCGAAAACGTATCCAAGGAAGCCTGGCAGGGCTGGCTGCGTTACCAGACCATGCTGATCAACGAAAACCGCCTGAGCCTGGCCGACCAGCGTGCGCGCCAGTACCTGGCCGCCCAGCTGGAAGCCTACTTCTTCGGCCAGGGTGCCGACCAGGTAGCCGGCTTCACCCCGCAGCAGTAA
- the ppk1 gene encoding polyphosphate kinase 1: MTTPNDNLLNRELGLIEFNRRVMAQAEEERLPLLERLKFLCIVSSNLDEFYEVRVAWLKEAAQLTPNRILADGRTPGEVLAHLSDAAHDLVREQYRLLREEIFPTLRQQNIVFLRRNEWDHAHREWVRDYFFRELMPILTPIGLDPSHPFPRLLNKSLNFIVELEGTDAFGRESGLAIVQAPRILPRVIKLPAELSGGTAETFVFLSSILHSHVHELFPGMTVKGCYQFRVTRDSELNVEDEDVKNLRTALQGELRQRQFGDAVRLEIADTCPQHVEDFLTGTLNLSKQDVFRVDGPVNLVRLMQVPDKVERPDLKFAPFLPTLPRPLANKVPLFDAMRQEDMLLHHPFQSFQPVIDLLNEAATDPDVVAIKMTVYRTGTDSVLMESLIAAARAGKEVTVVVELMARFDEEANISWANRLEDAGAHVVFGVFGYKVHAKMLLVVRREQGRLKRYVHLGTGNYHPRTARLYTDFGLLTANEEIASDVNDLFVQITGLGHAGELKHLYQSPFTLNNMLMSAIDREIQHAQEGRPAHIIAKMNALLEPQVISALYRASQAGVKIQLIIRGVCALRPGVEGLSENITVRSIVGRFLEHTRVFYFFNDKAEDLFIASADWMGRNLFRRIETCVPILDAKLKRKVIKEGLKIYLEDNANTWEMQSDGSYRRRVARGRGRCAQEILLQEYTS, encoded by the coding sequence ATGACCACGCCAAACGATAATCTGCTCAACCGCGAACTGGGCCTGATCGAATTCAACCGCCGCGTAATGGCACAGGCCGAGGAAGAGCGCCTGCCGCTGCTGGAGCGGCTGAAATTCCTGTGCATCGTGTCCTCCAACCTGGACGAATTCTACGAAGTGCGCGTGGCATGGTTGAAGGAAGCGGCCCAGCTCACCCCCAACCGCATCCTGGCCGACGGTCGTACCCCGGGCGAAGTGCTGGCGCACCTGTCCGATGCCGCGCACGACCTGGTACGCGAGCAGTATCGCCTGCTGCGCGAGGAAATCTTCCCGACGCTGCGCCAGCAGAACATCGTGTTCCTGCGCCGCAACGAGTGGGACCACGCGCACCGCGAGTGGGTGCGTGATTATTTCTTCCGCGAACTGATGCCCATCCTCACCCCGATCGGGCTGGACCCGTCGCATCCGTTCCCGCGGCTGTTGAACAAGAGCCTGAACTTCATCGTCGAGCTGGAAGGCACCGATGCCTTCGGCCGCGAATCCGGCCTTGCCATTGTGCAGGCGCCGCGCATCCTGCCGCGGGTGATCAAGCTGCCGGCGGAGCTGTCCGGCGGCACCGCGGAAACCTTCGTATTCCTGTCCTCCATCCTGCACTCGCACGTGCACGAATTGTTCCCCGGCATGACGGTGAAGGGCTGCTACCAGTTCCGCGTCACCCGCGACAGCGAGCTGAACGTGGAAGACGAGGACGTGAAGAACCTGCGCACCGCGCTGCAGGGCGAATTGCGTCAGCGCCAGTTCGGCGACGCGGTGCGGCTGGAGATTGCCGACACCTGCCCGCAGCATGTGGAGGACTTCCTCACCGGCACGCTGAACCTCAGCAAGCAGGACGTATTCCGCGTCGATGGCCCGGTGAACCTGGTGCGCCTGATGCAGGTGCCGGACAAGGTGGAACGCCCGGACCTGAAGTTCGCGCCGTTCCTGCCCACCCTGCCGCGCCCGCTGGCCAACAAGGTGCCGCTGTTCGACGCCATGCGCCAGGAAGACATGCTGCTGCACCACCCGTTCCAGAGCTTCCAGCCGGTAATCGACCTGCTCAACGAAGCCGCCACCGACCCGGACGTGGTGGCGATCAAGATGACGGTGTACCGCACCGGCACCGACTCGGTGCTGATGGAATCGCTGATTGCCGCCGCCCGCGCCGGCAAGGAAGTGACCGTGGTGGTGGAGCTGATGGCGCGCTTCGACGAAGAAGCCAACATCAGCTGGGCCAACCGCCTGGAAGATGCCGGCGCCCACGTGGTGTTCGGTGTGTTCGGCTACAAGGTGCACGCCAAGATGCTGCTGGTGGTGCGCCGCGAGCAGGGCCGCCTCAAGCGCTACGTGCACCTGGGCACCGGCAACTACCACCCGCGCACCGCCCGTCTGTACACCGACTTCGGCCTGCTGACCGCCAACGAGGAAATCGCCAGCGACGTCAACGACCTGTTCGTGCAGATCACCGGCCTGGGCCATGCCGGCGAGCTCAAGCACCTGTACCAGTCGCCGTTCACCCTCAACAACATGCTGATGAGCGCCATCGACCGCGAGATCCAGCATGCGCAGGAGGGCCGTCCGGCGCACATCATCGCCAAGATGAACGCGCTGCTGGAGCCGCAGGTGATCAGCGCGCTGTACCGCGCCAGCCAGGCCGGGGTGAAGATCCAGCTGATCATCCGCGGCGTGTGTGCATTGCGCCCCGGCGTGGAAGGGCTGTCGGAGAACATCACCGTGCGTTCCATCGTTGGCCGCTTCCTGGAGCACACCCGCGTGTTCTACTTCTTCAACGACAAGGCGGAAGACCTGTTCATCGCCAGCGCCGACTGGATGGGCCGCAACCTGTTCCGCCGCATCGAGACCTGCGTGCCCATCCTGGATGCCAAGCTCAAACGCAAGGTGATCAAGGAAGGCCTGAAGATCTACCTGGAAGACAACGCCAATACCTGGGAAATGCAGTCGGACGGCAGCTACCGCCGCCGCGTGGCACGCGGCAGGGGCCGTTGCGCGCAGGAGATCCTGCTGCAGGAATACACCAGCTAG
- a CDS encoding DUF456 domain-containing protein, which translates to MAWHWLGYTLAVLLMLGGTIATLYPTLPGLLLLGSGMLLAAWLDNFAHVGMWPLIAIGMLALLGMLMESLAGLLGAHKSGASRQALLGAGIGGLVGMFLGLFGAIVGPIIGAMLGELRARRSLPQAGKVGVATFLGFLAGTAVKIACAFAMLAVFGGALIFSAASA; encoded by the coding sequence ATGGCATGGCACTGGCTGGGCTACACCCTTGCTGTTTTGCTGATGCTGGGCGGCACGATCGCCACCCTCTACCCCACCCTGCCCGGGCTGTTGCTGCTGGGCAGCGGCATGTTGCTGGCGGCATGGCTGGACAACTTCGCTCACGTCGGCATGTGGCCGCTGATCGCCATCGGCATGCTGGCACTGCTGGGCATGTTGATGGAAAGCCTCGCCGGCCTGCTTGGCGCACACAAGAGCGGCGCCAGCCGCCAGGCGCTGCTGGGCGCCGGCATCGGCGGGCTGGTCGGCATGTTCCTCGGGCTGTTCGGCGCCATCGTCGGCCCCATCATCGGCGCCATGCTGGGCGAGTTGCGGGCGCGGCGTTCGCTGCCACAGGCCGGCAAGGTAGGCGTGGCGACCTTTCTTGGCTTCCTGGCCGGCACCGCGGTGAAGATCGCCTGTGCCTTTGCCATGCTGGCAGTGTTTGGCGGCGCGCTGATCTTCAGCGCCGCCAGTGCCTAG